A genomic region of Alicyclobacillus sp. SO9 contains the following coding sequences:
- a CDS encoding flagellar hook-basal body complex protein, translating into MLRSMYSAISGMNAFQTQLDVIGNNIANVNTTGYKTARTDFADVLSQTQSAGSAPALNPGSNTYVSGGTNPNQVGLGVKVSATQTLFTQGADQSTGVPTDLAINGGGLFTVSRAGQTYYTRAGDFSVDKSGNLVLPNGAIAQGVYGQTAPVNGTINSANLHNVNLGKMVASYATAQGGYSTGTQYPQYTLASSPDVQIGADGSINATVDSQATAGAPVTQQRVTLGYMALGTVSNPSGLSKMGDSLYAISNNSGNPTFHTPGTGNTGQVESGYLEMSNVDLTRQLTNMITAQQAFSANSKVIGTDTLILNDLSNLRHP; encoded by the coding sequence ATGCTCAGGTCGATGTATTCCGCAATTTCAGGTATGAATGCTTTTCAGACACAACTCGATGTGATAGGAAACAACATTGCTAATGTGAATACCACAGGATATAAGACGGCGCGAACCGATTTCGCTGATGTTTTGAGCCAGACGCAAAGTGCCGGTAGTGCTCCAGCCCTAAATCCCGGCAGCAATACCTATGTGTCTGGTGGAACAAATCCAAATCAGGTAGGGCTCGGAGTAAAGGTTAGTGCAACACAGACCCTGTTTACTCAAGGCGCTGACCAGTCCACTGGTGTACCCACGGACCTCGCGATTAATGGCGGCGGTCTCTTTACAGTGAGTCGTGCAGGACAAACTTACTATACACGCGCCGGTGATTTCAGCGTTGATAAGTCGGGCAACCTGGTGTTGCCAAACGGGGCCATTGCACAGGGCGTCTATGGACAGACCGCTCCAGTGAACGGGACCATTAACTCAGCGAATCTGCATAATGTCAATCTCGGTAAGATGGTTGCCAGCTATGCTACAGCACAGGGCGGCTACAGCACAGGCACGCAGTATCCGCAGTATACTCTCGCTTCAAGCCCTGACGTACAGATTGGAGCGGACGGAAGTATTAATGCGACAGTGGATAGTCAGGCAACTGCAGGTGCTCCAGTCACTCAGCAGCGGGTGACTCTGGGATACATGGCCCTGGGGACGGTTAGTAACCCGAGCGGGTTGAGTAAAATGGGGGATTCGCTCTATGCCATCTCCAACAACTCTGGGAATCCTACGTTTCACACGCCTGGAACTGGCAACACGGGTCAAGTGGAGTCGGGGTATTTGGAAATGTCCAACGTAGACTTGACGCGTCAACTAACAAATATGATTACAGCGCAGCAGGCGTTTTCTGCAAACTCCAAAGTGATTGGTACCGACACGCTGATTTTGAATGACCTAAGCAACTTGCGTCATCCGTAG
- a CDS encoding flagellar FlbD family protein translates to MIYVERLNGSAIWLNPLLIESIESTPDTIVTLTTGHKYVLLDTPEGIVEKSVEYLHRIGIAGALQGRVDAGQ, encoded by the coding sequence GTGATTTACGTAGAGCGTTTAAACGGTTCCGCCATATGGCTGAATCCGCTGCTGATTGAATCCATTGAGTCGACACCTGACACAATTGTAACGCTTACCACGGGTCACAAATACGTGCTTCTTGACACTCCCGAAGGGATTGTGGAGAAGAGTGTCGAATACTTGCACAGAATTGGTATTGCTGGCGCTTTACAGGGAAGGGTCGATGCAGGGCAATGA
- the fliL gene encoding flagellar basal body-associated protein FliL: MKKPLKLMVLIISSMAVLIAAGIGVYLVLKPSAHKHGKLTIQQQKALQVALPQMTTNVAGGGIVQFTVTLQANDKSTHEEIKTLIPTIQDTMNRLMRTYTTKEINSSSGIVKLKGNIAKAVDSQLPKGTVTKVLFTDIVTQ; this comes from the coding sequence ATGAAAAAACCATTGAAACTGATGGTCCTCATTATCTCTTCGATGGCTGTCCTCATTGCAGCTGGAATAGGAGTGTACCTGGTTCTTAAGCCTTCTGCTCACAAACACGGGAAGCTCACGATTCAGCAGCAGAAGGCACTGCAGGTAGCTTTGCCGCAAATGACGACAAACGTGGCAGGCGGCGGGATAGTTCAGTTCACCGTCACCCTACAGGCCAATGACAAGTCAACGCATGAAGAGATTAAAACTCTGATTCCAACGATACAGGACACGATGAATCGACTCATGAGGACTTATACAACAAAGGAAATTAACAGCTCTAGCGGGATTGTCAAATTAAAAGGTAATATTGCAAAGGCTGTCGACAGTCAGTTGCCAAAAGGGACTGTAACAAAAGTTCTATTTACGGACATTGTAACTCAATAG
- the fliM gene encoding flagellar motor switch protein FliM: MSDVLSQAEIDSLLSALDRGEVNAEEMLGTENEQRVRNYDFRRAMRFSKDHIRIISRIHEQFARLLSTNLAAQLRTIIQIQVESVDQVPYEEFVQSVPALTILEVLDFAPMEGHVVIEINPQIIFAMLDRVMGGVAKGPYRERELTEIEQSLLERTLGRMPEFLGEAWKTVERLEPSFVSLETNPQFLQLATSNETVLVVTLSARIGEATGLMNICIPHVTVEPIIPKLTTQYLYDVSKSRNSTGYGEQEMEAHLHQVDVDLQAELGAAELTVDEVLDLQVGDIIPLSNSIRDAITVTVDGIPTFTGQVGTRHKHYAVQIIQSVKGGGVNARKGEAVSGGN, from the coding sequence GTGTCAGACGTATTATCGCAGGCGGAGATAGACTCGTTGCTGTCTGCATTGGACAGAGGTGAAGTCAATGCGGAAGAAATGTTGGGGACAGAGAACGAGCAGCGTGTCAGAAATTACGATTTTCGTCGTGCGATGAGGTTTTCGAAGGACCATATTCGCATCATTTCTCGCATCCATGAACAGTTTGCAAGACTTCTCTCAACAAATTTAGCAGCTCAGCTTCGTACGATTATCCAAATTCAAGTGGAATCGGTCGATCAAGTGCCTTATGAAGAGTTTGTGCAGTCAGTTCCTGCTTTAACAATTCTTGAGGTTTTGGACTTTGCGCCGATGGAAGGTCACGTTGTTATTGAAATCAATCCACAAATTATTTTTGCGATGCTCGACCGGGTGATGGGGGGAGTCGCCAAAGGTCCGTATCGCGAGCGTGAGTTGACCGAAATAGAACAGAGTTTGTTGGAGCGTACGTTGGGAAGAATGCCGGAATTCCTTGGAGAAGCCTGGAAGACAGTTGAACGCTTGGAACCCAGTTTTGTTTCGTTGGAAACGAACCCCCAGTTTCTGCAATTAGCCACATCCAATGAGACTGTTCTGGTTGTCACCTTGAGTGCTCGAATTGGAGAGGCTACCGGACTGATGAATATATGTATTCCGCACGTGACTGTTGAACCAATTATCCCTAAGTTGACTACACAATACCTGTACGATGTGTCCAAGAGTCGCAATTCAACTGGCTATGGCGAGCAAGAGATGGAGGCGCACCTCCACCAGGTGGACGTCGATTTGCAGGCAGAATTGGGTGCGGCGGAACTGACAGTGGATGAAGTGTTGGACCTGCAAGTAGGAGACATTATTCCGCTTTCTAATTCAATTCGAGATGCCATTACGGTAACTGTGGATGGGATCCCTACTTTTACGGGACAAGTGGGAACCCGGCATAAGCATTATGCTGTTCAAATTATTCAATCGGTGAAAGGAGGCGGCGTCAATGCCAGAAAAGGCGAAGCTGTCTCAGGCGGAAATTGA
- the fliY gene encoding flagellar motor switch phosphatase FliY, whose translation MPEKAKLSQAEIDALLNQSAQPAAQSSSATITDEETDILGEIGNISFGSAATALSTLLQQRVEITTPVVTLHDAEHIHSDFPRPYVMVAVEYTEGLEGTNALAIELQDAKTIADLMLGGDGSNTEGELQELHLSAVAEAMNQMMGGAATSMSTIFSRPINISPPSVKFVDLSGGEQFDIGLTGDIVSTAFRLRVGDLIDSQIMQLVSFDFAKGMVKLLSDATSQESTTGSAAGVTGTDPANTSSINGTDAHNEVAAASADAVNSFAGTAAVRADASHLHAGMEQQAALSGSTGSGSAHAGSIPATQLNSSFGSNQAIFQPSFAELDDSFESTPENSRNLSLILDVSLNVTVELGRTKKPIRDILDLAPGSVVELDKLAGEPVDILVNSRRIAIGEVVVIDENFGVRVTDIISPVERVKNLQ comes from the coding sequence ATGCCAGAAAAGGCGAAGCTGTCTCAGGCGGAAATTGATGCTCTTTTAAATCAAAGTGCACAACCTGCTGCACAATCCAGTTCTGCGACAATCACAGACGAAGAGACAGACATTCTCGGAGAAATCGGCAATATCAGCTTTGGTTCCGCCGCCACTGCGCTCTCTACACTGTTGCAGCAACGGGTGGAAATTACGACCCCTGTGGTAACGTTGCACGATGCAGAGCATATTCATTCTGATTTTCCTCGGCCGTACGTCATGGTTGCCGTTGAGTATACAGAAGGGTTGGAAGGGACGAATGCTCTTGCCATCGAGTTACAAGATGCGAAAACCATCGCAGATCTTATGCTCGGGGGAGATGGTTCAAACACAGAGGGAGAACTGCAAGAACTTCATTTGAGTGCGGTGGCTGAAGCTATGAATCAAATGATGGGAGGCGCAGCGACATCCATGTCTACTATTTTTTCGCGCCCAATCAATATTTCCCCACCTTCAGTCAAGTTTGTCGACTTGTCCGGGGGAGAACAGTTTGATATTGGCCTGACGGGGGACATTGTCTCAACCGCGTTTCGATTGCGGGTCGGGGACCTGATTGATTCACAGATTATGCAACTGGTGTCGTTCGACTTCGCGAAGGGCATGGTGAAACTTCTGAGCGATGCGACATCCCAAGAAAGCACCACCGGTAGTGCTGCTGGGGTAACTGGTACAGACCCTGCCAACACATCATCCATTAATGGGACTGATGCACACAATGAGGTGGCGGCGGCCTCAGCCGATGCAGTCAACAGTTTTGCAGGAACTGCAGCTGTTAGGGCTGACGCATCACACCTCCACGCGGGCATGGAACAGCAGGCCGCCTTATCAGGAAGCACAGGCTCAGGGAGTGCTCATGCAGGCAGCATTCCTGCAACTCAACTGAATTCAAGCTTTGGCTCAAATCAAGCCATTTTCCAACCTAGTTTTGCTGAGTTGGATGATTCCTTTGAGTCTACTCCTGAGAATTCAAGAAACCTATCCCTGATTCTGGATGTGTCTTTGAATGTTACGGTGGAATTGGGGAGAACAAAGAAACCGATTCGTGACATTCTCGATCTCGCTCCGGGGTCAGTGGTTGAATTAGACAAGCTCGCTGGAGAGCCTGTGGATATTTTGGTCAATAGCCGCCGTATAGCAATTGGAGAAGTTGTTGTCATTGATGAAAACTTTGGTGTCCGTGTCACAGATATTATCAGTCCCGTGGAACGAGTGAAGAACCTTCAATAA
- a CDS encoding response regulator, whose protein sequence is MGNRVLIVDDAAFMRMMIKDIFTKNGYEVVAEAADGKQAVEKYQEVRPDLVTLDITMPEMDGIEALKKIREADVNARIIMCSAMGQQAMVIDAIQAGAKDFIVKPFQADRVIEAVKKALA, encoded by the coding sequence ATGGGAAACAGAGTTTTAATTGTGGATGATGCAGCCTTTATGAGAATGATGATCAAAGACATCTTTACAAAAAACGGCTATGAAGTGGTGGCGGAGGCTGCAGACGGAAAACAGGCTGTAGAGAAGTATCAAGAAGTTCGACCTGACCTAGTCACGTTGGATATAACAATGCCTGAAATGGATGGTATTGAAGCATTGAAAAAGATAAGGGAAGCGGACGTAAACGCGAGAATCATCATGTGTTCTGCGATGGGGCAACAGGCAATGGTGATTGATGCCATTCAAGCCGGGGCCAAAGATTTTATTGTCAAGCCGTTTCAAGCCGACCGCGTTATAGAAGCTGTAAAAAAGGCACTGGCATAG
- a CDS encoding flagellar biosynthetic protein FliO — MRFFVSVLIFTITYGQAMTAVYAASNSTKALEATGLKGPSFSTYFKGLLWLIVIIILVIITIKFLARKTQVKQTGSIRVLAAHQLAPSKFVEVVEVQGKRYLVGVGDDVTLLADVTEDFDDAGQGEVEQANFQQVFANALQVVRKKYGRDDRKEDTQ; from the coding sequence TTGCGTTTTTTTGTATCTGTGCTGATTTTCACCATCACATATGGACAGGCCATGACCGCCGTCTATGCTGCTTCAAATTCTACCAAGGCACTGGAAGCGACGGGTCTCAAAGGCCCTAGCTTTTCAACGTATTTTAAAGGCTTGTTATGGCTGATTGTCATCATTATTCTCGTCATTATTACTATCAAATTTTTGGCAAGGAAAACACAGGTGAAGCAGACAGGCAGCATTCGGGTGCTGGCTGCACATCAGTTGGCTCCAAGTAAGTTTGTTGAAGTGGTCGAGGTACAGGGAAAGCGGTACTTAGTCGGTGTCGGGGACGATGTGACGCTTTTGGCAGATGTCACGGAAGACTTTGACGATGCAGGGCAGGGAGAGGTCGAGCAGGCGAACTTTCAGCAGGTCTTTGCCAATGCGTTACAGGTTGTGCGTAAGAAATACGGCCGGGATGACCGCAAGGAGGATACGCAGTAA
- the fliP gene encoding flagellar type III secretion system pore protein FliP (The bacterial flagellar biogenesis protein FliP forms a type III secretion system (T3SS)-type pore required for flagellar assembly.): protein MTVSAATNKTASLIPGIPTSNSPHAVDGTLQIIFLLTILSIAPAILILMTSFTRIIVVLSFVRNALSLQQSPPNQVLIGLALFITLFVMQPTFQTANQQALQPYLKGQISQTVALQRAEVPFKKFMAKQTRQNDLELFLQYRHMKKPKSVAKIPMAALVPAYTISELKTAFQIGFMIYLPFLIIDLVVATTLMSMGMMMLPPVMISLPFKILLFVMVDGWYLVVKSLLAGYT, encoded by the coding sequence ATGACAGTCTCAGCAGCAACCAACAAAACTGCCAGTCTTATTCCGGGCATTCCGACTTCAAACTCACCACATGCTGTAGACGGAACCCTTCAGATCATCTTTTTGCTTACTATCCTGTCCATTGCACCGGCTATCTTAATACTAATGACGTCGTTTACGCGCATTATTGTTGTGCTGTCCTTTGTTCGCAATGCACTGTCACTGCAACAGTCGCCGCCAAACCAAGTCTTGATTGGACTGGCCCTGTTTATAACGCTGTTTGTGATGCAGCCAACCTTTCAAACGGCCAATCAGCAGGCGTTACAACCCTATTTAAAAGGACAAATTTCGCAGACTGTGGCATTGCAAAGAGCCGAGGTTCCATTTAAGAAATTTATGGCCAAACAGACGCGTCAAAACGATTTGGAACTGTTTTTGCAGTATCGACATATGAAAAAGCCCAAGTCGGTAGCTAAGATACCGATGGCTGCATTGGTGCCAGCCTATACCATCAGTGAACTGAAAACCGCCTTTCAAATCGGCTTTATGATATATCTGCCTTTTCTCATCATCGACTTGGTCGTCGCGACAACATTGATGTCCATGGGGATGATGATGCTTCCGCCGGTCATGATATCCCTGCCATTTAAGATTTTATTGTTTGTCATGGTAGATGGATGGTATCTGGTCGTAAAGAGCCTGTTGGCCGGCTATACATGA
- the fliQ gene encoding flagellar biosynthesis protein FliQ has product MDANFIIGLGQQIIWLVVKLTTPILGFGLAVGLLVSVFQATTQIQEQTLAFVPKIAAAIVAMLIFGPWMLASMVDFTQHVLGNLMAFVQ; this is encoded by the coding sequence ATGGACGCCAATTTTATTATCGGTCTTGGACAGCAAATCATCTGGCTCGTTGTCAAACTTACAACCCCAATCCTCGGCTTTGGGCTGGCCGTTGGATTACTTGTAAGTGTCTTTCAAGCTACAACACAAATTCAGGAACAGACGCTGGCCTTTGTACCGAAAATTGCGGCTGCTATCGTCGCTATGTTGATTTTTGGACCTTGGATGCTAGCCTCTATGGTGGATTTCACACAGCATGTGTTGGGAAACCTGATGGCGTTCGTGCAATAG
- the fliR gene encoding flagellar biosynthetic protein FliR: MIAYALNHVYLFLVILSRLLAFVATSPVLSIRIWPAWGKIGLAAVTAMLVEPTLSAHVASPYTNPGEFVVLLLEETSVGIFMGFFANMIFTAMLWAGQMFDLEIGFSVVSEFDPQTGQNSSLTGNFLSILFTLYFLGVNGLDGLMLAVMSSYKFIPVGSLHFPSDTWQFLSHTIALVMTFALEFSAPLLIAMLLSDITFALLSRAVPQMNVFVVGLPAKLFVGLTMFVVVMPGLVYLFGQLFQMLFSHMDTMMKWLGG; the protein is encoded by the coding sequence ATGATTGCATATGCACTCAATCACGTTTATCTGTTTCTGGTGATTTTAAGTCGCCTGTTGGCGTTTGTCGCAACAAGCCCGGTTCTGTCTATCCGGATTTGGCCCGCATGGGGAAAGATTGGATTGGCCGCTGTAACTGCGATGTTAGTGGAGCCCACGTTAAGCGCGCATGTTGCGAGTCCATACACCAATCCGGGTGAGTTTGTCGTTCTCTTGCTCGAAGAAACCTCAGTAGGCATATTTATGGGATTTTTCGCAAACATGATTTTTACCGCAATGCTGTGGGCAGGCCAAATGTTTGATTTGGAAATTGGTTTTAGTGTTGTCAGTGAGTTTGACCCGCAAACCGGTCAAAACAGTTCTTTGACAGGAAACTTTCTTTCCATTCTATTTACTTTGTATTTCCTGGGGGTAAACGGTCTTGACGGACTCATGTTGGCCGTGATGAGCAGCTATAAATTTATTCCCGTAGGCAGCTTACATTTTCCGTCAGATACATGGCAGTTTCTGTCTCATACAATTGCTCTCGTCATGACCTTTGCGTTGGAATTCTCAGCTCCCTTGTTGATAGCCATGTTGCTGAGCGACATCACCTTTGCCCTCTTGTCACGGGCTGTTCCCCAAATGAATGTGTTTGTTGTGGGGTTGCCGGCAAAGTTGTTTGTCGGCCTGACAATGTTTGTAGTGGTTATGCCTGGACTGGTTTACTTGTTTGGTCAGTTGTTTCAGATGCTGTTTTCGCATATGGACACGATGATGAAGTGGCTCGGGGGGTAA
- the flhB gene encoding flagellar biosynthesis protein FlhB → MLELQLQRFAGEKTERATPQRRQEARREGQVARSSELTSALSLFALIAGLRVFGGHIWSGWVSVMKTDLGNAQRPDFTQIQLVGLVDGQIITFLKLLLPLLALAVFVGGIASFAQVGVLFVPKHVMPDLKRIDPISGFKRMFSLRSTVEAIKSILKLAVVGLVAYSVVRGAVGTIEQMYEVSITAYPRLVGDLIFRMAIEIAALMLVLGALDFFYQRYDFEKSIRMSKDDIKDEHKREEGDDQIKGRIRQRGRALATQRMMQEVEKADVVVTNPTHYAVAMVYDTSRALAPLVVAKGQDDMARRIRERAKEAKVALVENKPLAQALYRLVDIGDVIPEDLFQAVAEVLAYVYRLNNKAGR, encoded by the coding sequence GTGCTAGAACTGCAATTACAGCGCTTTGCCGGCGAAAAAACAGAACGTGCTACCCCGCAGAGACGGCAAGAGGCTCGTCGTGAAGGTCAGGTAGCAAGAAGTTCGGAACTGACTTCGGCGCTGTCGTTGTTTGCCCTGATTGCTGGACTCCGGGTCTTCGGCGGACACATTTGGTCTGGGTGGGTCAGTGTCATGAAGACAGATTTGGGTAATGCTCAAAGACCTGATTTTACGCAAATACAGCTGGTTGGTCTCGTTGATGGACAAATCATCACCTTTTTAAAGTTGCTTTTGCCGTTGCTGGCATTAGCGGTCTTCGTGGGCGGGATAGCGTCTTTTGCACAGGTGGGTGTGCTGTTTGTTCCAAAGCATGTAATGCCTGATTTGAAGAGGATTGATCCCATTTCGGGTTTTAAGCGAATGTTTAGTTTGCGGTCCACGGTAGAGGCCATTAAGTCCATCCTCAAACTCGCTGTCGTAGGTTTGGTGGCATATTCAGTCGTACGCGGTGCTGTTGGTACTATTGAGCAGATGTATGAGGTCAGTATTACGGCTTATCCGCGCCTTGTCGGAGACCTCATATTTCGCATGGCAATTGAAATCGCAGCCTTGATGCTGGTACTCGGCGCACTAGATTTTTTCTACCAGCGATACGATTTTGAAAAAAGCATTCGAATGTCAAAGGACGATATTAAAGACGAACATAAGCGAGAAGAGGGAGACGACCAAATCAAAGGCCGGATTCGTCAACGGGGTCGGGCACTTGCCACACAGAGAATGATGCAAGAAGTGGAAAAAGCGGATGTGGTGGTTACAAACCCAACGCATTATGCCGTCGCGATGGTCTACGATACGTCGCGAGCACTGGCCCCGTTGGTGGTGGCCAAGGGCCAGGATGACATGGCGAGGCGTATTCGAGAACGTGCCAAAGAGGCAAAGGTAGCTCTCGTAGAGAATAAACCCCTTGCACAGGCCCTGTACAGACTAGTTGATATCGGTGATGTGATTCCGGAAGACCTGTTTCAGGCTGTGGCGGAAGTGCTTGCGTATGTTTATCGCCTAAACAACAAGGCGGGGAGGTGA